From a region of the Drosophila ananassae strain 14024-0371.13 chromosome XL, ASM1763931v2, whole genome shotgun sequence genome:
- the LOC6502274 gene encoding eukaryotic translation initiation factor 4H isoform X2, whose product MAGRGGYEHARSGFGGERHMKQLPTEPPFIAFVGNLPQGLVQGDVIKIFQDFEVKNVRLVKDRETDQFKGFCYVEFETLDNLERALECDGRIKLDDLSAPLRIDIADRRKNDRPGGGIGGGNGGGMGRDGGRDGFQKRGPPRQGGATQSYSRSGPGGGGGGGSSGGGREGGGGSGNRGDSRDRPANRGRYGNFNNDDRFERNQDRGDRGQREGSYGNQSRDGDRYNNFSRHRDRERTHYNPNQQSERPSGGIGGGGAGGIGGGGGGGAGGGGSSMGAIDDTERPRLQLKPRTIAAPINAVAETKQSASIFGNAKPREEKLKELQQNVNHNGDN is encoded by the exons GAGCGGATTCGGTGGTGAGCGGCACATGAAGCAGCTGCCCACGGAACCGCCCTTCATCGCATTCGTCGGCAACCTGCCGCAGGGCCTGGTGCAAGGCGATGTCATCAAAATATTCCAGGACTTTGAGGTGAAGAATGTGCGGCTGGTGAAGGATCGGGAAACGGATCAGTTCAAGGGCTTCTGTTACGTGGAGTTCGAGACGCTGGACAATCTGGAGCGGGCGCTGGAGTGCGATGGCCGGATCAAGTTGGATGATCTCTCGGCACCGCTTCGCATCGATATAGCCGATCGTCGGAAAAATGATCG cccTGGTGGCGGCATTGGCGGCGGTAATGGCGGCGGTATGGGTCGCGATGGCGGCCGAGATGGATTCCAGAAACGCGGACCGCCTCGCCAGGGCGGAGCAACGCAGTCTTATAGCCGTAGCGGGCctggaggcggcggcggcggcggcagcagcgggggcggtCGCGAAGGCGGCGGCGGTTCGGGTAATCGCGGCGATAGTAGAG ATCGGCCGGCGAATCGAGGTCGGTATGGAAACTTCAACAACGACGATCGGTTCGAACGGAACCAGGATCGCGGCGATCGCGGCCAGCGGGAGGGCAGCTATGGCAATCAGTCGCGCGACGGTGATCGCTACAACAACTTCAGCCGGCATCGCGACCGTGAGCGCACCCACTACAATCCCAACCAGCAGAGCGAACGTCCCAGCGGTGGTATCGGCGGCGGTGGTGCCGGCGGCatcggcggtggtggtggtggcggagcCGGTGGTGGTGGTTCCTCCATGGGTGCCATTG atgaCACGGAACGGCCGCGCCTGCAGCTGAAGCCGAGAACCATTGCTGCGCCCATCAATGCGGTGGCCGAGACGAAGCAGTCGGCCTCCATTTTCGGGAACGCCAAGCCCCGCGAGGAGAAGTTGAAGGAGCTGCAGCAGAACGTCAATCACAATGGCGATAACTAG
- the LOC6502274 gene encoding eukaryotic translation initiation factor 4H isoform X3 has protein sequence MAGRGGYEHARSGFGGERHMKQLPTEPPFIAFVGNLPQGLVQGDVIKIFQDFEVKNVRLVKDRETDQFKGFCYVEFETLDNLERALECDGRIKLDDLSAPLRIDIADRRKNDRPGGGIGGGNGGGMGRDGGRDGFQKRGPPRQGGATQSYSRSGPGGGGGGGSSGGGREGGGGSDRPANRGRYGNFNNDDRFERNQDRGDRGQREGSYGNQSRDGDRYNNFSRHRDRERTHYNPNQQSERPSGGIGGGGAGGIGGGGGGGAGGGGSSMGAIDDTERPRLQLKPRTIAAPINAVAETKQSASIFGNAKPREEKLKELQQNVNHNGDN, from the exons GAGCGGATTCGGTGGTGAGCGGCACATGAAGCAGCTGCCCACGGAACCGCCCTTCATCGCATTCGTCGGCAACCTGCCGCAGGGCCTGGTGCAAGGCGATGTCATCAAAATATTCCAGGACTTTGAGGTGAAGAATGTGCGGCTGGTGAAGGATCGGGAAACGGATCAGTTCAAGGGCTTCTGTTACGTGGAGTTCGAGACGCTGGACAATCTGGAGCGGGCGCTGGAGTGCGATGGCCGGATCAAGTTGGATGATCTCTCGGCACCGCTTCGCATCGATATAGCCGATCGTCGGAAAAATGATCG cccTGGTGGCGGCATTGGCGGCGGTAATGGCGGCGGTATGGGTCGCGATGGCGGCCGAGATGGATTCCAGAAACGCGGACCGCCTCGCCAGGGCGGAGCAACGCAGTCTTATAGCCGTAGCGGGCctggaggcggcggcggcggcggcagcagcgggggcggtCGCGAAGGCGGCGGCGGTTCGG ATCGGCCGGCGAATCGAGGTCGGTATGGAAACTTCAACAACGACGATCGGTTCGAACGGAACCAGGATCGCGGCGATCGCGGCCAGCGGGAGGGCAGCTATGGCAATCAGTCGCGCGACGGTGATCGCTACAACAACTTCAGCCGGCATCGCGACCGTGAGCGCACCCACTACAATCCCAACCAGCAGAGCGAACGTCCCAGCGGTGGTATCGGCGGCGGTGGTGCCGGCGGCatcggcggtggtggtggtggcggagcCGGTGGTGGTGGTTCCTCCATGGGTGCCATTG atgaCACGGAACGGCCGCGCCTGCAGCTGAAGCCGAGAACCATTGCTGCGCCCATCAATGCGGTGGCCGAGACGAAGCAGTCGGCCTCCATTTTCGGGAACGCCAAGCCCCGCGAGGAGAAGTTGAAGGAGCTGCAGCAGAACGTCAATCACAATGGCGATAACTAG
- the LOC6502274 gene encoding eukaryotic translation initiation factor 4H isoform X1, giving the protein MAGRGGYEHARSGFGGERHMKQLPTEPPFIAFVGNLPQGLVQGDVIKIFQDFEVKNVRLVKDRETDQFKGFCYVEFETLDNLERALECDGRIKLDDLSAPLRIDIADRRKNDRPGGGIGGGNGGGMGRDGGRDGFQKRGPPRQGGATQSYSRSGPGGGGGGGSSGGGREGGGGSGNRGDSRGSYNDSYGGHNDRSRGGGGGSGGPGTGGGGMNRGYNDRPANRGRYGNFNNDDRFERNQDRGDRGQREGSYGNQSRDGDRYNNFSRHRDRERTHYNPNQQSERPSGGIGGGGAGGIGGGGGGGAGGGGSSMGAIDDTERPRLQLKPRTIAAPINAVAETKQSASIFGNAKPREEKLKELQQNVNHNGDN; this is encoded by the exons GAGCGGATTCGGTGGTGAGCGGCACATGAAGCAGCTGCCCACGGAACCGCCCTTCATCGCATTCGTCGGCAACCTGCCGCAGGGCCTGGTGCAAGGCGATGTCATCAAAATATTCCAGGACTTTGAGGTGAAGAATGTGCGGCTGGTGAAGGATCGGGAAACGGATCAGTTCAAGGGCTTCTGTTACGTGGAGTTCGAGACGCTGGACAATCTGGAGCGGGCGCTGGAGTGCGATGGCCGGATCAAGTTGGATGATCTCTCGGCACCGCTTCGCATCGATATAGCCGATCGTCGGAAAAATGATCG cccTGGTGGCGGCATTGGCGGCGGTAATGGCGGCGGTATGGGTCGCGATGGCGGCCGAGATGGATTCCAGAAACGCGGACCGCCTCGCCAGGGCGGAGCAACGCAGTCTTATAGCCGTAGCGGGCctggaggcggcggcggcggcggcagcagcgggggcggtCGCGAAGGCGGCGGCGGTTCGGGTAATCGCGGCGATAGTAGAGGTTCGTACAATGATAGTTATGGTGGTCACAATGATAGAAGtcgcggcggcggcggcggcagcggcggccCAGGCACTGGCGGCGGTGGCATGAATAGAGGATACAATG ATCGGCCGGCGAATCGAGGTCGGTATGGAAACTTCAACAACGACGATCGGTTCGAACGGAACCAGGATCGCGGCGATCGCGGCCAGCGGGAGGGCAGCTATGGCAATCAGTCGCGCGACGGTGATCGCTACAACAACTTCAGCCGGCATCGCGACCGTGAGCGCACCCACTACAATCCCAACCAGCAGAGCGAACGTCCCAGCGGTGGTATCGGCGGCGGTGGTGCCGGCGGCatcggcggtggtggtggtggcggagcCGGTGGTGGTGGTTCCTCCATGGGTGCCATTG atgaCACGGAACGGCCGCGCCTGCAGCTGAAGCCGAGAACCATTGCTGCGCCCATCAATGCGGTGGCCGAGACGAAGCAGTCGGCCTCCATTTTCGGGAACGCCAAGCCCCGCGAGGAGAAGTTGAAGGAGCTGCAGCAGAACGTCAATCACAATGGCGATAACTAG